The following proteins come from a genomic window of Acinetobacter sp. ANC 7912:
- a CDS encoding cold-shock protein translates to MSNSNIVKGTVKWFNETKGFGFIQQESGPDVFAHFSEIASSGFKTLFEGQQVEFSVAQGQKGPNAVNIVAI, encoded by the coding sequence ATGTCAAACTCAAATATTGTTAAAGGTACTGTTAAGTGGTTTAACGAAACTAAAGGTTTTGGTTTCATTCAACAAGAATCAGGTCCAGACGTTTTTGCTCATTTCAGCGAAATCGCGAGTTCAGGTTTCAAGACCTTATTTGAAGGCCAGCAAGTTGAATTCAGTGTAGCTCAAGGTCAAAAAGGACCGAATGCTGTAAATATTGTTGCTATCTAA